A portion of the uncultured Draconibacterium sp. genome contains these proteins:
- a CDS encoding ATP-binding protein: MILELKIQNYLSFKDEVVFSFEATADDTLEDYYVTEVAPGVRLLKMAMVYGANASGKSNLLKAFNFIKDFINNLPSQKDESTNFIPFKFNNGTEDSGSFELTFYIDSKKYRYYLLLNEDKVLQETLHFYPGTQPAVVFDRYLHNKTQTSKINFGSRVKISSTAKEQILLKTLTNTSVFAAFAQLNLVFPELEAVKLWFDNQYMDVIDPYTELTGYSDRHIEGNDQLKKWAIEFIKKADFNISDILFEEEIKKIPDDLIELFKKSPIPEEEKIRISNEKNIHIQTTVFEHTIVDGDKKEIYILPEKLQSQGTMRYYGLTAPFYNTIEKKGFLPIDEIGSALHPLLVMHFLREFLKHSNQAQLLFTTHNLSLLMEKDILRKDAIWFMEKKSNGSSDLYSMADFNFRKELSFYNAYKQGKFGAIPVIDE, from the coding sequence ATGATACTTGAATTGAAAATACAAAATTATTTGTCGTTTAAAGATGAGGTTGTTTTCAGCTTCGAAGCGACTGCTGATGATACACTGGAAGATTATTATGTTACCGAAGTTGCACCTGGTGTACGATTATTAAAAATGGCGATGGTTTACGGTGCTAATGCTTCAGGGAAAAGTAATCTTCTTAAAGCGTTCAATTTTATAAAAGACTTTATCAATAATCTACCATCGCAAAAAGATGAGAGTACTAATTTTATCCCGTTTAAATTCAATAACGGTACTGAAGATTCAGGTAGTTTTGAATTGACATTTTATATCGATTCTAAAAAATATCGATATTACCTTTTGTTAAATGAAGATAAGGTATTGCAGGAGACCCTTCATTTTTATCCAGGAACACAACCTGCTGTGGTATTTGACCGCTATCTCCATAACAAAACTCAGACTTCTAAAATCAATTTTGGATCTAGGGTTAAAATATCAAGTACAGCAAAAGAACAAATACTACTAAAAACATTAACTAACACATCTGTGTTTGCTGCCTTTGCCCAGCTTAATCTGGTTTTTCCGGAATTGGAAGCAGTTAAACTGTGGTTTGATAACCAGTATATGGATGTTATCGATCCATATACAGAGCTAACGGGCTATTCCGACAGGCACATTGAAGGAAATGACCAATTAAAAAAATGGGCTATCGAATTTATAAAAAAAGCTGATTTTAATATATCTGATATTCTCTTCGAAGAAGAAATAAAAAAGATTCCGGATGATTTAATTGAACTTTTCAAAAAATCACCTATTCCAGAAGAAGAAAAAATCAGGATATCAAATGAAAAGAATATTCATATTCAAACCACTGTATTCGAGCATACTATTGTCGATGGAGATAAAAAAGAAATTTACATTTTACCTGAGAAACTGCAATCACAGGGGACAATGCGTTATTATGGATTAACTGCACCTTTTTATAATACGATAGAAAAAAAAGGATTTTTACCCATTGATGAAATAGGCTCTGCCTTGCATCCGCTGTTGGTAATGCACTTCTTACGTGAGTTTTTAAAACACTCGAACCAAGCACAATTGCTTTTCACAACGCACAACCTTTCTTTGTTGATGGAGAAAGATATATTACGTAAGGATGCAATCTGGTTTATGGAGAAAAAAAGTAATGGGTCATCAGATTTATATTCCATGGCAGATTTTAATTTCAGGAAAGAGTTATCGTTTTATAATGCCTACAAGCAGGGAAAATTTGGAGCGATTCCGGTCATTGACGAATAA
- a CDS encoding prolyl oligopeptidase family serine peptidase, with translation MKRLYPLLLLFLFLLLAAGQELTAQGHSDLKNELSSYFRLLSLKMSENGRWLTAWKAYDQNRDTLLIFDSTEPGKPVEHRIKVKSAAFVGTNLLLTTRLGQAELLELPEFKSTHYAGVKNAQVLENKKQFLLHYNKQEQNKLELRQSDGHLLNVVNRVVRFFVTKENHIYAFAENPDQGYDVFRIMENTIKKVYYTSNKISYLDVAKDGQELIIHEQNQQDSVSNLVFLDVQAKKSYPLNEILPTTFQRAFTDEIGDGVHFLKLIIPKKLQQNEMVDIWRGNDKRLVEKFYPPITVMTYIWKPREHFIRRAGTDKQPKALNIRNKRYFLCIDPWKLQDYLSDQPPIQLFLYDLKDDNYEVLDTIAPEYYLSGNGNYALSPVENGWKLYHLPSKGTKVIEGKHLSMPWFSTDGKFIIFQGEGAIWQWDIKTETLTCLAKFDEYITKIANYEREDVSSTYGQFFIQQVNLSKPLLIELYDPETNQTGYSIWNKGKTEIIIPPTSHYISSLTYNQSLNCFSWLEENYNQPSRLVCKKTDKNPVTVFQSNQKNKTIFSLKQEIISYTNSQGTPLKGILYYPFKYKSSLKYPMVVHIYEKQYRLANRCPFPSLYEGIGFNIRLLLEQGYFVYLPDIEISGKNGPGIDALDCVNHALDALAYNPTINKEKTGLIGHSFGGYETDYISTRSDRFATFVSGSGHSDIVWDSHSFNYGFQIPDYVRIEANMYKLGVPFSADKGLYFKNNPAYHAEKVNAPVLLWTGTEDKNVTPDHTMAFYNALCRNKKDVIALFYKNEGHVLFQQQTQNDLTSRIMDWFNYFLQDSVECEWISEGMSKKDAQ, from the coding sequence ATGAAGCGCCTATATCCTTTATTGTTACTATTCCTGTTCCTGCTGCTTGCGGCAGGGCAGGAATTAACAGCACAAGGTCATTCAGATCTAAAGAATGAACTTAGTAGCTATTTCCGATTGCTCTCCCTAAAAATGAGCGAAAATGGCAGATGGTTAACTGCGTGGAAAGCATACGACCAAAACAGAGATACGCTGCTAATATTTGACAGTACTGAGCCGGGAAAACCGGTGGAGCACCGGATAAAAGTTAAAAGTGCTGCCTTTGTGGGTACGAACCTTTTACTTACAACCAGGTTGGGCCAGGCAGAACTACTGGAGCTACCCGAATTTAAAAGCACCCACTATGCCGGCGTAAAGAATGCGCAAGTATTAGAAAACAAGAAACAGTTTTTGCTACACTATAATAAACAAGAACAGAACAAACTTGAACTGCGCCAAAGTGATGGCCACCTTTTGAATGTTGTTAACCGGGTGGTCCGGTTCTTTGTCACAAAAGAGAATCATATTTATGCCTTTGCTGAAAATCCGGATCAAGGTTACGATGTTTTTCGCATCATGGAAAATACCATCAAAAAGGTATATTATACAAGTAACAAGATTTCATATCTGGATGTTGCCAAAGACGGACAGGAGCTTATAATTCATGAACAAAACCAGCAAGATTCTGTGTCAAATCTCGTTTTTCTGGATGTCCAGGCTAAAAAAAGCTATCCTTTGAATGAAATTCTGCCAACAACTTTCCAACGGGCATTTACGGATGAAATCGGGGATGGTGTTCATTTTTTAAAACTGATAATACCCAAAAAACTACAGCAGAATGAAATGGTAGACATCTGGCGGGGTAATGATAAAAGATTGGTAGAAAAGTTTTATCCTCCAATTACAGTCATGACTTACATTTGGAAACCCCGTGAACATTTTATCCGAAGAGCAGGGACAGATAAGCAGCCAAAAGCGCTTAATATAAGGAACAAAAGATACTTTTTATGCATTGATCCATGGAAGCTACAGGACTACCTGTCGGATCAACCACCTATACAATTGTTTTTATATGATCTGAAAGATGACAATTATGAAGTGTTAGACACCATTGCTCCTGAATATTATCTCTCCGGAAATGGGAATTATGCCCTTTCTCCCGTTGAAAATGGATGGAAGCTCTATCATCTTCCTTCGAAAGGCACAAAGGTTATTGAAGGAAAACATTTAAGTATGCCATGGTTTTCAACCGATGGTAAGTTCATTATTTTTCAAGGAGAAGGCGCAATATGGCAATGGGACATAAAAACAGAAACTCTTACCTGTCTGGCAAAATTTGATGAATACATTACCAAAATTGCAAACTACGAGCGTGAGGACGTCTCTTCTACTTATGGTCAATTTTTCATACAACAGGTAAATCTGTCTAAACCCCTGTTAATTGAATTATACGATCCTGAAACCAACCAGACCGGGTACAGCATTTGGAATAAAGGGAAAACAGAAATTATTATCCCTCCAACATCCCATTACATCAGTTCTCTGACTTACAATCAATCACTAAACTGCTTCTCCTGGTTGGAAGAAAATTACAATCAACCTTCTCGGCTGGTTTGTAAAAAAACTGATAAAAATCCGGTTACTGTTTTTCAAAGCAACCAAAAGAATAAAACCATTTTTTCTCTTAAACAAGAAATAATCAGCTATACTAACAGTCAAGGAACTCCGCTAAAAGGAATTTTGTATTACCCATTCAAATACAAGTCGTCTCTGAAATATCCAATGGTCGTACATATTTATGAAAAGCAATACCGGCTTGCAAACCGATGTCCTTTCCCCTCTTTATACGAAGGTATAGGTTTTAATATCAGGTTGCTTCTCGAACAGGGATATTTTGTGTATTTACCCGACATTGAAATCTCCGGTAAAAATGGACCTGGTATAGATGCACTGGATTGTGTTAATCATGCACTCGATGCATTGGCATATAATCCAACGATTAACAAAGAAAAAACAGGACTGATTGGACACTCTTTTGGAGGATATGAAACCGATTATATTTCAACCCGATCAGATCGTTTTGCCACTTTTGTTTCCGGTTCCGGTCATAGCGACATCGTTTGGGATAGCCATTCTTTTAATTACGGTTTTCAGATACCTGATTATGTCAGGATTGAAGCTAATATGTATAAGTTGGGTGTACCTTTTTCTGCCGACAAAGGTCTCTACTTTAAAAACAACCCTGCCTATCACGCGGAAAAAGTGAATGCACCGGTATTACTTTGGACAGGCACAGAGGATAAAAATGTGACGCCGGATCACACCATGGCATTCTACAACGCCTTATGCAGAAATAAAAAAGATGTCATTGCTCTGTTTTATAAAAATGAAGGACATGTATTGTTTCAACAACAAACACAAAATGACCTGACAAGCCGAATTATGGATTGGTTTAATTACTTTTTACAGGACAGTGTTGAATGTGAATGGATAAGTGAGGGGATGAGCAAAAAGGATGCTCAGTAG
- a CDS encoding DUF6520 family protein, producing MKKLKRMFLPVAIVLFAVGAALASHAAKSLDSSEPGYYFDSSTSQCVSAGVDCSTIPGQACTWTDESNITHNLSREGETMCGVPLYKQ from the coding sequence ATGAAAAAGTTAAAAAGAATGTTTCTGCCAGTTGCGATTGTACTTTTTGCAGTTGGTGCAGCACTTGCCAGTCATGCGGCAAAAAGTTTGGATTCATCAGAACCCGGCTATTATTTTGATAGCTCAACCAGTCAGTGTGTATCCGCAGGTGTCGATTGTAGTACCATCCCTGGACAGGCCTGTACCTGGACGGATGAGAGTAATATTACGCACAACCTGAGCCGTGAAGGTGAAACAATGTGCGGTGTCCCATTGTACAAACAGTAG
- a CDS encoding patatin-like phospholipase family protein: MKNKVGLALSGGGYRATAFHLGTFRKMKELGLLDKVDVISSISGGSITSAYYALHDENFEDFEQGLRQALGKSSLLTVKLYLFLVILPLIILPFLFFGANWQSVVWLAIVIFIVAKYQFTILPTSSFVEKRYRKLFFGKSTLKNLTSKTTVVINSTNIESSRQFSFSRRKMSDSWYSHPENGLPPVSFIHENFPVSKAVMASTCVPFAFTPIKIPKKYIKEQKNSHGRIKPLLIDGGVYDNQGIHKLTQENSSYYCEDIIIVSDAGTGYKPWLKNNLVSLLIKTSDLFMNRIKNIQYIQHQVKNRYLDNRQVAYFSLWFKPEEAIRYFVRFLKDELAVDSLIAAHELTREAISTKSSKELEVIIKEKIGFDNLSQNFPTDEEFEIANSVGTNLTPLKKAEIDSLVNVAESLTEIYLKLYCPNLFDQGYS, translated from the coding sequence ATGAAAAATAAAGTTGGATTAGCATTGTCAGGCGGTGGCTACAGAGCCACTGCCTTTCATTTAGGTACATTCCGAAAAATGAAAGAACTTGGTTTGCTGGATAAGGTTGATGTTATATCCTCCATATCGGGTGGTTCGATTACCAGTGCATATTATGCGTTGCATGATGAAAATTTTGAAGATTTTGAACAAGGTTTGAGACAAGCTTTAGGGAAAAGTTCTTTACTGACGGTTAAGCTTTATCTTTTTTTGGTGATTTTACCCCTAATTATTCTTCCCTTTTTATTCTTCGGCGCCAACTGGCAGAGTGTTGTATGGTTAGCCATTGTAATATTTATTGTGGCAAAATATCAATTTACCATTCTTCCGACCAGTTCGTTTGTTGAAAAACGATACCGAAAGTTGTTTTTTGGTAAAAGCACATTGAAAAACTTAACCTCAAAAACTACCGTTGTAATTAATAGCACTAATATTGAGAGTAGCCGTCAATTTTCCTTTTCAAGGAGGAAAATGAGTGATTCCTGGTATTCTCATCCTGAAAATGGTTTGCCACCAGTATCTTTTATACATGAAAATTTTCCTGTAAGTAAAGCAGTGATGGCCTCTACCTGCGTACCATTTGCATTTACACCGATAAAAATTCCTAAGAAATACATCAAAGAACAAAAAAACAGCCATGGAAGAATAAAACCGCTGTTGATTGACGGCGGCGTGTATGATAACCAGGGCATACACAAATTAACACAGGAGAATTCATCTTATTATTGCGAAGACATCATTATCGTGAGCGATGCCGGGACAGGATATAAACCTTGGCTGAAAAATAACCTCGTTTCATTGCTGATAAAAACAAGTGATTTATTTATGAATCGCATAAAAAATATACAGTATATCCAGCATCAAGTAAAAAATCGGTATCTGGATAACCGACAAGTAGCCTATTTTTCATTGTGGTTTAAACCAGAAGAAGCCATCCGCTATTTTGTGCGCTTTTTGAAGGACGAACTGGCTGTTGATTCACTTATTGCAGCTCATGAGTTGACGAGAGAAGCGATTTCGACAAAATCGAGTAAGGAACTTGAAGTGATAATAAAAGAAAAAATTGGATTTGACAATTTATCGCAAAATTTTCCGACGGATGAAGAGTTTGAAATTGCCAACAGTGTTGGAACCAATTTAACACCTTTAAAAAAGGCAGAAATTGATTCATTAGTGAATGTGGCAGAATCGTTGACTGAGATTTACTTGAAATTGTATTGTCCTAATTTATTTGACCAAGGATATTCATGA
- a CDS encoding RloB family protein: MARKKKNIRLRTSFAVLGDGRTEQAYLKHLKAIRDYRYSVYPSLFDNITHDTAEKKIDELLSGGCDLIVYITDYDTVVSQVKQKTFNDLVKKYEKNDEVLICESMPSIEFWFLLHYQLTTREFKNADEAAELLKKYIPDFSKSKDFLENRKWVEDLSGNGQLEKAITNARNVLRQKETDDVGRHFPFTRVHEGIEKFENEKKERLARVD; encoded by the coding sequence ATGGCGAGAAAAAAGAAAAACATACGATTACGAACTAGTTTTGCAGTTTTGGGGGATGGAAGAACAGAGCAAGCTTACCTCAAACACTTAAAAGCAATACGGGACTATAGATATTCCGTTTATCCTTCGCTGTTTGACAATATTACACATGATACAGCTGAGAAAAAGATAGATGAATTGTTGTCGGGCGGATGTGACCTCATTGTATACATTACCGACTATGATACTGTAGTTAGCCAAGTTAAACAAAAAACGTTTAATGACCTGGTAAAAAAGTATGAAAAAAATGATGAAGTTTTGATTTGTGAAAGCATGCCTAGTATTGAGTTTTGGTTTCTGCTTCATTATCAACTAACGACAAGAGAATTTAAGAATGCAGATGAAGCAGCAGAATTGCTGAAGAAATATATTCCGGATTTTTCGAAATCGAAAGATTTTCTGGAGAACCGAAAATGGGTAGAGGACTTGAGCGGTAATGGCCAGCTTGAAAAAGCCATAACCAATGCTCGCAATGTTTTGCGTCAGAAAGAAACTGACGATGTTGGAAGGCACTTTCCTTTTACGAGAGTGCATGAAGGGATTGAGAAATTTGAAAATGAAAAAAAAGAAAGATTAGCCAGGGTGGATTAA
- a CDS encoding RagB/SusD family nutrient uptake outer membrane protein, whose protein sequence is MKKISFLFCLGVLLLISCEELVEVDNPTNQLGTEQVFETIQTANAAMAGLYADLRDRSLISGAGYYSVSTLTASYADDLDCYNNDQNGNMDIYHNQQQVSNRIIASLWNTTYTQVYYTNSIIHGAELSTSLSTEDKNQLKGEALLIRSLLYFYLHRLFGAIPYTSSIDYEYNRSLTKTESAVLLEQLESDLNEAISLLNDNYRNTQRIYPNRKVAELVLANVYLTEQKYQLAEQMASGILQSSLYAFQPDLNEVFHNTGSHILWQLSPQNSGDATKEASFYYFSDAAPHAYALSDDLVGSFAENDLRKQSWMTQVSFNDDSWYRPYKYKNLSGTNNNEYSVVFRLEEVYFILAEALAKQNRQDEALPYLNATRERAGLDALTNLSPEEFITELLAEKRREFFTEFGHRFFDLKRLERLDELNSTKPNWEDFKARWPLPQSELLLNANLYPQNEGY, encoded by the coding sequence ATGAAAAAAATATCATTCCTTTTTTGTCTGGGAGTATTACTCCTCATTTCCTGCGAAGAACTGGTTGAAGTAGATAATCCTACCAATCAACTGGGAACTGAACAGGTATTTGAAACTATTCAGACTGCAAATGCAGCAATGGCAGGTCTCTATGCCGATTTGCGCGATCGGTCACTAATTTCCGGGGCCGGATATTATTCGGTCAGCACACTTACTGCATCATACGCCGATGACCTGGATTGCTACAACAATGACCAGAACGGTAATATGGATATCTACCACAACCAACAACAGGTAAGCAACAGGATTATTGCAAGCCTGTGGAATACAACTTATACGCAGGTTTATTATACTAATTCCATCATTCACGGAGCTGAACTTTCCACATCCCTTTCCACAGAAGATAAAAATCAACTAAAAGGAGAAGCTTTACTGATACGCTCCCTGCTTTATTTTTACCTGCACAGGCTATTTGGAGCTATTCCATATACAAGCAGTATTGATTATGAATATAACAGAAGTCTGACAAAAACTGAATCAGCCGTTCTGCTTGAACAACTGGAATCGGACCTGAACGAAGCCATTTCACTGTTGAATGACAATTACCGCAATACACAACGTATCTATCCCAATCGTAAAGTTGCGGAATTGGTATTGGCCAATGTATACCTAACGGAACAAAAGTATCAGCTGGCCGAGCAAATGGCCTCCGGAATATTGCAATCGTCCTTATACGCTTTCCAGCCAGACCTGAACGAAGTGTTTCATAACACAGGTAGCCATATTCTATGGCAACTCAGCCCGCAAAATAGTGGCGATGCCACAAAAGAAGCATCATTCTATTATTTCTCTGATGCAGCACCGCATGCTTATGCGTTATCCGATGACCTTGTCGGCAGTTTTGCAGAAAATGATTTGCGTAAACAGAGCTGGATGACACAGGTCAGTTTTAACGATGATTCCTGGTACAGACCTTACAAATACAAAAATTTATCCGGTACCAATAACAATGAATATTCCGTTGTTTTCCGGCTGGAAGAGGTTTATTTTATACTCGCAGAGGCACTGGCTAAACAAAACCGGCAGGATGAAGCCTTGCCCTACCTAAATGCCACGCGAGAACGAGCCGGACTGGACGCGCTTACCAATCTATCCCCAGAAGAATTTATAACAGAACTGCTGGCCGAAAAAAGACGAGAGTTCTTTACCGAATTCGGACACCGTTTCTTTGATCTGAAACGCCTGGAACGCCTGGATGAATTAAACAGTACAAAACCCAACTGGGAAGACTTTAAAGCCCGGTGGCCTTTGCCCCAGAGTGAGTTATTGCTCAACGCCAATTTATATCCACAAAATGAAGGTTATTAG
- a CDS encoding SusC/RagA family TonB-linked outer membrane protein, whose product MQNFKSYSSALLRPVSQILNGMDRTLKLLFIFCIPILLFSGHAYAQNINVSGRVTDQNKQPLPGVNVVLKESPSIGTITEANGRYFLENVPSGAILSFSFIGFKTLEIPVNERSLVDVQLQEDITTLSEVTVNAGYYTVKDQERTGSIARVRSKELENQPVSNALSSVQGRMAGVNITQSSGVPGGGYNIQIRGTNSLRRDGNYPLYIIDGVPATLQSPSALGGTIIPYGEIDPLNAINPNDIESIEILKDADATAIYGSRGANGVILVTTKKGKTGSRTALSINSSYGVSQIARKMKLMDTPQYLEMRRQAYANDGTTDYPANAYDINGTWDENRYTDFQEELIGNTATNSMLQFSLNGGGNNSRFLISGSHNEQTSVFSDDFKYKTDNISGNFSHHSSDNRFMLNASGLFSNQSNNLIQTEITSQALRLSPNAPALYQEDGSLNWENNTFNNPLAAYESTYSYKSKTFNSDLNLQYEVLPSLYIKANGGISYTSFEEIMLRPNTMYNPAYGLTPDFSQAFKNLNQNFSWIVEPQLNYRHTFNNHDIDVLVGGTLQQTQRTSLNIMGYGFESNALITNLAAAANVMVTGDDKTEYRYAALFGRINYKYKERYILNLTGRRDGSSRFGPDQRFASFGAIGGAWIFSKEYFLASSGWLSFGKLRASYGITGSDLIGDYQFLDTYTVSNTLYGGKTSLYPSRLNNPYFSWEKTTKLEAAIELGFLKDRIQFSTAWYRNRSGNQLVGIPLPGTTGFSTIQANLPAKVENKGLEFELNTTPVQTEHFNWNSSFNISFPDNKLISFPGLEGSTYSNQYVIGYPTSIIKVYNYEGIDPETGLYQFTDYNDDGNITSPDDNQVIEDIAVKYFGGWSNQISYRQWEFSFLFQFVNQRQKNYISMMPRPGSMYNQPVEVLDVWSEENPDGKYMPYSSGTNSQINRLHGYLSNSNAAVSDASFIRLKNIQLAYQLQINKYLQSARFYVQGQNLLTISDYFGLDPEFSLSGYLPPLKTWSFGIQLNF is encoded by the coding sequence ATGCAAAATTTTAAAAGCTATTCCTCTGCATTATTACGTCCTGTGTCGCAAATACTAAACGGCATGGACAGAACGCTTAAGCTATTATTTATCTTTTGTATTCCCATTTTATTGTTCTCCGGCCACGCCTACGCGCAAAACATTAACGTTAGTGGTCGTGTAACTGATCAGAATAAACAGCCACTCCCCGGAGTAAACGTAGTATTAAAAGAATCACCGTCAATTGGTACGATTACCGAAGCCAACGGGCGTTATTTCCTTGAAAACGTGCCTTCAGGCGCAATACTCTCCTTTTCCTTTATCGGGTTCAAAACCTTAGAAATTCCTGTAAACGAACGTTCATTGGTGGATGTTCAGCTGCAGGAAGATATCACCACACTTTCGGAAGTAACTGTAAATGCAGGCTATTACACCGTAAAAGATCAGGAGCGCACCGGAAGTATTGCCCGGGTACGATCAAAAGAACTGGAAAACCAGCCCGTAAGCAATGCATTATCTTCTGTACAGGGTCGGATGGCCGGTGTCAACATTACACAAAGCAGCGGAGTTCCCGGAGGCGGTTATAACATCCAAATCCGCGGCACGAACAGTCTTCGCCGCGATGGTAATTACCCTCTGTATATTATCGATGGAGTACCGGCTACCCTTCAATCACCTTCAGCGCTTGGTGGCACCATTATTCCTTATGGAGAGATTGATCCGCTCAATGCAATCAATCCCAACGACATTGAAAGCATAGAGATTTTAAAAGATGCCGATGCAACTGCTATTTATGGTTCACGTGGTGCCAACGGAGTAATTCTGGTTACCACCAAAAAAGGGAAAACGGGCAGTAGAACCGCCTTAAGTATAAACAGCAGTTACGGAGTCAGCCAGATAGCACGAAAGATGAAATTAATGGACACTCCTCAATACCTGGAAATGCGTCGTCAGGCTTATGCCAACGACGGTACTACAGACTATCCGGCCAATGCCTACGACATAAACGGTACCTGGGATGAAAACCGATATACCGACTTTCAGGAAGAGCTGATTGGCAACACTGCCACCAACTCTATGTTACAGTTTTCGTTAAATGGAGGCGGTAACAACAGTCGGTTTCTTATCAGTGGTAGTCACAATGAACAAACTTCTGTTTTCTCAGATGACTTCAAGTATAAAACTGATAATATTTCCGGGAATTTTAGCCACCATTCAAGCGATAACCGGTTTATGCTGAATGCTTCCGGTTTATTCTCAAACCAAAGCAACAACCTTATACAAACTGAAATCACCAGTCAGGCGTTACGACTGAGTCCTAATGCCCCGGCTTTATACCAGGAAGATGGCAGTTTGAACTGGGAGAACAATACCTTTAACAATCCTCTGGCAGCTTACGAAAGTACCTACTCCTATAAAAGCAAGACCTTTAATTCCGACTTAAACCTTCAGTATGAAGTGCTGCCCTCACTTTACATTAAAGCAAACGGAGGAATAAGCTACACCTCATTTGAAGAAATAATGCTGCGCCCCAATACCATGTATAATCCGGCTTACGGACTTACTCCCGATTTTTCTCAGGCTTTTAAAAACCTGAATCAAAATTTTTCATGGATTGTGGAGCCCCAGTTGAATTACCGGCATACATTTAATAACCATGATATAGATGTACTAGTGGGTGGAACGCTGCAACAAACACAGCGAACCAGTTTAAACATTATGGGCTATGGTTTTGAAAGTAATGCGTTGATCACCAACCTGGCAGCGGCTGCCAATGTTATGGTAACAGGCGATGATAAAACGGAATACCGTTATGCTGCGCTATTCGGACGTATTAACTACAAGTATAAAGAACGATATATTTTAAACTTAACCGGTCGCAGGGATGGCTCCAGCCGTTTTGGTCCCGATCAGCGATTTGCCAGTTTTGGCGCCATCGGTGGTGCCTGGATCTTCTCCAAAGAATATTTCCTCGCCTCCAGTGGCTGGTTAAGTTTTGGAAAACTACGTGCCAGCTATGGAATTACCGGTAGCGACCTGATCGGAGACTATCAATTTCTGGATACCTACACCGTTAGTAATACGCTTTATGGAGGCAAGACCAGCCTCTATCCTTCCCGGCTCAATAATCCATACTTTAGCTGGGAAAAAACCACCAAGCTTGAAGCTGCCATCGAATTAGGATTTCTAAAAGATCGCATACAATTCAGTACTGCCTGGTACCGTAACCGCTCCGGCAATCAACTGGTTGGAATTCCTTTACCCGGCACCACAGGATTCAGCACTATACAAGCTAACCTGCCCGCTAAAGTAGAAAACAAAGGACTCGAATTTGAACTAAACACTACACCGGTTCAGACCGAGCATTTTAACTGGAATAGTAGTTTTAATATCAGCTTCCCCGACAATAAGCTGATTTCGTTCCCCGGACTGGAAGGCTCAACATACTCCAACCAGTATGTAATTGGTTACCCGACATCGATAATTAAAGTATATAATTATGAAGGGATTGATCCTGAAACAGGGCTATACCAATTTACGGACTACAATGATGATGGGAACATCACTTCTCCCGATGACAACCAGGTTATTGAAGACATTGCAGTTAAGTATTTTGGTGGATGGTCAAACCAAATCTCCTACCGGCAATGGGAGTTCTCCTTTTTGTTCCAGTTTGTCAATCAGCGGCAAAAAAACTATATCAGCATGATGCCACGTCCGGGTAGCATGTACAACCAGCCGGTTGAAGTTCTGGATGTCTGGTCGGAAGAAAATCCCGATGGAAAGTACATGCCTTATTCCTCTGGAACCAACTCTCAAATCAATCGCCTCCATGGCTATTTAAGTAACAGTAATGCAGCAGTGAGTGACGCTTCATTTATCCGACTAAAAAACATTCAACTTGCCTATCAGCTGCAGATTAATAAGTATTTGCAGAGTGCCCGGTTTTATGTACAGGGGCAAAACCTGTTAACCATCAGCGACTATTTTGGTCTGGATCCGGAATTCTCTTTATCCGGCTATTTGCCTCCATTAAAAACATGGTCATTCGGAATTCAGCTTAACTTTTAA